The stretch of DNA GATAATCTGACTTCTATGATCAAGCGATGTAGATCCCGATTCGATCGTTAGTTATAATTCATTCATCAAACCACAGAAACTAAGAAACCGAATTAGAGAATTAAAGGAAACACATGAACGAAaacaaattatttttgttatcatGAATTGATTTAACATTTTTTGGTGTGTATGTTTTATCTAGTTTAATATGAAAAATGCATGGTTAAAAAACCGAATCGAAACTATTCAATCGAAATGTTGTTTCTCACACTTCTAATGCGTGAGCTTCATTGCTATAGGTTTATGTATGAGCCATCATAAATTTAAGTTATAATTTGttagtttttgaaattatttttaattgagaaACAATAGTTGATATTGGctgaattttctttttatctatctacttttattttaaatgtgcTAATGATATTTTGCACGAAATGAGTAGATATCTATTACAGCTTAATATATAACTAGTGCACTGATGTACGCATTGTGTGtttgtacaatattttttttaattaattttgatttatataattaaatgaggatcaaaatataattacaagAAATAATGAAGGACTACACTATAATTTTGTTATAtagattaaaaataaatataaaaaagaaagaaaaaaatgatcAAAATAGGATTGAACTTACAACTGATGCTTAGgaaacaaaattatatttacAAACTACATGTAACTTACATTAAAGTTTTATCACTACATtaacatttataattattaaacaGACCATGATATTAAAAATTAGTTATTTtaagtgtctcaaacttaataatataatatagatttATAAGTTATTCTATAAAAtgtcattaattttttaatatcacATTTGTGTATTAAGTTCTCTGTCCAACCTAATTAATTACTAAGCGTATCTTCTCTCAAGTCTCCACCatagttttttgttttttaaaaaaaaaagaggccTTGTTATTTTATCCAAAGACTAGCTGTTAACTTGCAAGTTTTCTCGATACAAGTTAACGACAATGTCCTTTCAACCATTTAAttaaaaagaatttatttatttactgcGGATGTAAATGGGACAAAATTATGGAAACTTTCACCCTTTTACAGCTCCTGCGCAACAATTTTCTGTgcacacaaatatatataatattgtgaAATATCATATTTTGATTTGGCCAAGGCAAAATTGTTTCCAATAGGTTCAAATAAACAATGCAAAAATATTGGGGGTCATGTGCATTTTAACTAAAATACactgaataattataactaaaAAAATTAACTGGCATGAGCACATCTCAATCTCGAATTTATGTTAATAAAATCGATGTGAGCAAAAATGGTGTCAGctgaaattatataattatggAGATGAGACTATTTTCATTTTGATTACATGCGATTTTTTTATAGTTATTTATTTCTCTCCAATGGATGGTGTCATCAGTCTAGTGACTAGAAATAGGATTTGTCACATTGGTTgaagaataaaatctaatagaAAGGTTGTCGAAAGTGTATCAATCCAATTCAAATTTGGTTTTGACCAAAAAGAATCAAGAAAACTATTGCAGAATCAATATTGACGGGGAAACAAGACATGACAAGCAATGGCATAATGAATATGATCCTTGAGAAAACAAGAGTGTCGAAATTGCAGATATTTATCATCGTCtacaattcaaaattttaaaatcaaatacaGGTCAAGCGATAGATTTCAGTTCTTAATACGTCACTGTATACAACACAATCTAACATGATCAATTACTGCTCAAGAAGAACATCTTTTCAGTCTACATGATTCCTAAATCATCCTTTATGAGCTCATGCATAAGTACATTTCTTTTTGCAAAACACCAAATTCATTCTGCAAGGAAACAAAACACACAATGACAAATTCAGATATCGGAGTGTACCTAATGAATGAGCCTGAAGACAAATACAGGGCTGTAAAAATCAGTGAAATTGCATTCGGTTTTCAAGGGTTGTATATAAATGTCGTCTCTGGGTTCCTCATTCACCCCCGTCTGTGTTGCATACTCCAAAGCCATCTCATAGTCAACCTGAAAAATCAGTAAGTTTATACACGATATAGGGGATAAGAGGAAATCTGAGAAGCagtcgaaaaataaaaattatggaTCAACAAAATAAGGAGAGAAGACTGTGTTTTCACAAAGCATAGTGAAAGAATCGACAGTGACATGCAGCAAATGCGGGTTTCATGTAGGAAAACTGCATCGTGTCTGCCAATGTATTAACAGGTGGACCAAAATTTTCGACATGGAAACGAGAAAGTCTCACCTGTTCCACATGTCGAGTGAGCTTCTCCCGCAACGTCTCTTCGGTTACTAATTTAGCTGAAACTTGTCTAAGTAATTCTGCATCCTTGTCTTCAGAACGTCTCTTCTTTGAAGCATGAGAGCTAGacatttcttttaaaatttcatatataGCACCCGTGGCATTTGGAATGTACCTGAAAATTGGTAGAACTATGAGATCAAAGTTTTCTTCACTTAGCTTTTATTACACACATAATGAGAGGAAAACCGACTTGCTCAAACTTCGTTTTCTCTCCTGCTGCTCACGAGCTTGAATTCTTTTAACTATTTTAGATTTCAGCTGTGCACAGCATTGCTGAATAGCTATCTGGAGATTCAACATTTTCCAGTTAACAGATGTTTTCTTACATAGAGAAATAAAATCCGATGTGTCCATACCTTGACGGCAGAAGCAATTTCATTAATGTCATCACCGATGTACTCCTTTCCGGTTCCTTTGAAAGGAATCTTGGTGCTTACAATGCTCACAAAGACCCCGATCTTATCTTGTGCTTGGTTGATCTTGTAACTGTTCCAACTGAAAAATGGACAGGAATTTTAGGACTAGGTAACAAGCTTCTTATTTACTTATATGTGCGCAACTTGGTGTTAGAAAATTGTgataaaaataaagaatgactACCATCACCAAAACAAAGAATGCACGGAAATATTGTTTTACCAAGGAAAATGAACTAGAGAAACTTTACGCAGCTGCATGTAGAAAATACTGGACACTACATTGACCTGGCCAACATCACTGTTCACCgatgtttaaaaaaattgatgaaaTAGCATGCAACACTCACTTGATTCTCTTAATAGCAGTCCTCGTGACAACATCAGCCCCTTGCTCGAACAGAAGTGGAATTCGGTTAGCAAATCGGAAAATGTTTAGGCCCTAGAAGTTCACCCAATATATGACGTACAAAAGTCAGAAAACAAAATAAGCAGCAGTACGAGAATTTTAAACACTGTTCGATTATTTTGTGACTAAATACTGATTTTTTCAACTTAGAATTGTCAGTGAAATAGAACCCCTGAACAAACGACAGCTCTTCTATTAGCAAGAATACTGAATGAATTTAAGGAGCCTAGAGCATAGCTAAAACTCACCTGTTTAACATCTTTTCCACCCAAACTAATTCCAGCCTCCACAATGAAAGGGTGGCCTTCGAACACTTGAGCGCTGCACGAGACATCTGATGATTTTAATTCTCTTTcctaatataaataattttcttCTAAGGAAGGAATATATCGTATAATTCTAGGAGGCAGGGACAGAGCCAGAAATGGAGGTTGGGTGggcaaaaaaattatttaaaattttagggAGGGCAAGAACATATATTAGGAGTGAAGCCATGAAggtgaaaaaaatataattaattttagacCTCTAATCaacgaaattaaaaaaaatgagggGGGCGGTCGCACCCACCCCCCTTGGCTCCGTCTCTGCCAGGAGGCTAATAATTCACTGTACCTTCCTGAATAAGTTGCAACCATATCTGGATGCAATTCCTTTATAATTCCCAAACGGAGATTGTATTCTCCAGCAGGACTAAGACACTGCAGGTAACTCAAAATTAATACAAGAAGCTAAATCGTTAAAAGGCATAGAGCAGAATGAACACATGAAACAAGAATAAACTCCGAAATCCCATgacgataaaaaaatattgcaaTAGGTTTTATAATGAAGGAAATTGATACAAGGGGAGAAaacaccaatataataacttaCATCACCACTGGGATCATCAAACTTCGCTTGACGGAACAACTGATGAATACGAACAATTTGCTGTGAGGTCAGAGATTTAACCAGCATACttgggttaaaatcgggacccatTTCCCCTAAATGTGAAAATACGATCCTGTGTCAATTAGCAACAAAAAATAGCGTACAATGCGCATGCATCTAGCTCACTTCAAACCCTGGGGCCATCTGGCTAACTTCATACCCAATGGCAAAATGATATTAACGTAGAAAGAGCTCAGTCTAGTGGCTCTAGGATTGTCTCAAATAAATGATCACTCACCAATTAATCGGTCAGCATAGGACTTCTTAACATTCACAAATTCTTGCTGAAGAAATTGCAAAAGTTTAGGCTTTGATGTTTCCGCAATAAGTCGTTTAATCAAAAGCAAATCTACTGCTGACGGATGATACTTGGTTTCAAGAGGAGctggaggcattatatctgtcCTCCTAGCAAATCTGACAGTGACATTTTTACTtcgaagaaaacaaaaaatttatcaCTTGGTTTTAAATACAACAGAAGGAAGCTCAAGAGAGGCTGATCAACAGCGAGAAAGAGAGTACTCTGGTACTTCTGACAAAAACTTGAAGAGAAACTCCGCATAAGGAGTGATGACAGCCATTTGTCGCATGTAATGCAGTATTTTGGACTGTAGACAGAAGACACAACAACAGAAAGTCATAAACTAAGGAGACAATAAAATCATAAGGAACGTGCTGGATAGGAAAGGAGTTCCAAAcaaaaatcctcaaaaattcaaattaacAGCGAACTAAGGGATTCATACACGATATGTTGTCCAGTTCCCTTCAATGACTATATTGATCTCAGCTCCATGCCATTTTTCCTTGTTCTCTTTTTTATTATGTACATGAATGTGAGGAATGTTCCTATATATTAATTACTCAAAAACAATCAGTTTTCCATGGAATCTATGAATAAAAAACCTAAAAATCCAAATGGGATGTTCTAAACCATAATTTGGCAATAcctattaatatcaatatctaaTCTGCAAAATGATGAGTAACTTTGCCCCTTCATCGACGAACGGATCTCAATAGGCAATCCAGTACTCATCTTGGACCAAATAAGCGCCTGCACgtgtaagaaaaaaataaaatataatgttttggtatgattatattaaaatttctaCCTTTCAAGGGGAAGCCATACCAAAAGGTATAATGGGCATTCCAATACTCTAATGTCATGATTAGTATGTTGGGTGGAATAAGGTAGGAACGAAAATTGCATCCCTATGATTGATACCAAAAGAAATCGAAAATGAatgaaatgaaattatttttattaatcaaattacaatttaataaaaaaattgaaacaatACATATTCAAAAGttgtttattattaataaatcaaTGATATTGTTATTCATTTTATTATTGATTataattgttgttattatttaATATCATGATTATTAtagatattattaaataataattattaataatattatcatcATTATTATAGATTTATTATCATTCATtgttaacaaaaaaaatttgaataataattattattgctCTTTAATGATTAATATTAAtacttttattattaaaattttaaattattaatcttaataaagaaaaataaatgataaagattttaagaaataaaaatgaggaacatatataaataaataggtTGGGAGAATGAGAATGGGTAAACTTAACAAAATGTAGAGAATGCCGATTCTCATGGTAATCCAAGCACAAAGAATGGAATGAGTTGAGAATGTCTAATCCAGTCCCACTCATTCTCATGTACTAAGCTGCCCTTAAGAAAACCATACACGACATGACTAATGTTGGTGTTAATAAAATATTCACACATACATGAACAAAATACATTGAAACTTACCATCTTGGCACCAAGTCCAAACTTTCCGCGTGTCTGTTTTAAACCGTATTTAGTTCCAGATAAAACTGCAAAGACGCTGCTCAAGCTCAAAGAAAAGGGGGGAAAAACAAATAGAAGCAATTTTTACGAGGTTGCATCCAACTTCGAGCAACTGCAGTATCATGACAAAATACTTTCAAGCAATACAGCTGCTTCATAAatctcataaaaataataagataATCGCAATGAGATTCAACACCTCGTCCAAACATATTTGGAATATCATCATGTGGCATTCCTCTTCCGTTATCCTACAACAAAGAAAAAATGAAACCAGAATATCATTTATATAGAGAATTGTGTATACTGCTCTAAGATAACCGATTGTACCTTACATGAAACTTTGTAATATGATGCCTCGCGGCTCTTTATGGATTTTGCAGCAACTAGCGCCTTGGCTTTCTTCCCGAGAGAAGCGTTCTTTGCCTGGATCTCTTGCAGACGTGCTTCTTTGGCAAGCCTTTTCtattagaaaataaaaaacCTTAGACAACCAACCACCAACATTTGCGTACATATCCTCACACACTAGATAATATGGAATCAAATCGTGTGGCAGCAGAGAACTAGCTGTAAACAAAAACACACCTCACGGGCCTTTTCCgtctcaaaatcatcatataGCTCTTCATCAACACGTCCATGCTCGGCAAGACCAATCATAGAATTGAACTTTCTTTTTTCGATCTCTTCTCTAGATCAGTCAAGCAATTAAATATCTAGCACCAACCACAATGAAAGTCAAATCGAGAACTATCAAGAATCGCATGTAGTCACACTTACATGGTTATCTCTATGACAGGAAGTTCAGCAATTGATTCAGCTGAATCAAGTGCATTTTCAACAAGTTCTCTCACAGTAGTGTACAAGCATTTTCCTGGCTGTGAGACAAGgaaatatacatataaaaaaatgGAAAACTTAAAATACAGAAGAGAATAATTTAAACTCTACCAAGCTTCCAATTTCAGTTATGTAGATTATGTTCCTCCATTTTCCATGATTTTGCTGGTGCATGGACCAGAGATGATTTACATCTTTTGAAATTTCACAATTCACATTAATATTTCTTCGTAAAAAGTGGTTGAGCTTTTCAAGCAGGTATTGTAGGCCGCAAAATTAAAACGAGAAATTTTCAAAACAATTACACAAATGCAATCCTCGATAGAATTAAAATATATGAATGTTGATCCCAATCATAAACCTCACATTGTCAAACCCAGCAATATTCTTGTTATCCGCAAAAAACTCAGCCGGCGATTCTGCAAAAAATCACCAACAAAAACATACAAAAATAGAATCTCagaaactaaaaaaaatataataaacacTAGCGCCATAGAAGTAAAAGCTTATGCGAGGACAAACTTTGTTTGAGAACTTGGGCGGCGGAGCCTTTGGGCTTTCTGGATGTTTTCCCTTTCGACTTTTTCGTTTCCGTCGGGCTCTCACTGCTTATTGGGGTTTCCATTTTCGATTTTCCCCCACACAAGCAATCGGAAAGCTTACCGTTCAACACTTGACAACCGTTAATGTCCTTCTCCCGCGCTGTTCACCTTAATTATTTAGCCCTAAATCCCCAAAAAATCTTCGAATAACCATTTTATGTTTAGAAAAGGCTACGTGAATAGCCCAATGGGCTTCAGTTAAAATAAATTAGTAAATTAGTAAATAGCCCAATGGGCTTCAGTTAGAATAAATCAATCGGTCTATTAGTTTCTACTGTTGATTTACCGAAAACTCAATTGacaagaatttcatttcagtgTTGCTAACCAAACCAATAATTTTTGCAAATTATTGAGATTATTTATTCATACACTCTAAATCAATCTCCGATTCTAATAGTTATCTTTCAACTCATTTTATCATATTAATgtgattttaatttcaaaataatataattttttgtttttaataaatataagaaaattttaagcttacattataaaaaaatcaattttatggCTAGAAACTATTAATTAtaacttaattaaatataataaaataattaattcaaataaatttATGAAAATTGAGATATTTTCCACGGAAGCCGGTTACTAGTGGTTATGCACTCCCATCCCAAATCTACATGAGGTTGAACACCCCTTAGGACTCTCTCATGTGAAGCTAACATGGATAGGCCGAGCAATCCAGAATCATATAAAGGAATATCTTCAACTGTATTATGTAAGTTCTGAGTTTCAGTTATATGCCGGCCTTTTTGCTAATTCGGAAGCGAAAAAATTTTACCGAAAGCCTTGTAAATTGCCTCTTTATAATCATGATAGCTCAAGGCTAGTACAGAGGCAAGTGTAGTATATATGCATGACCAAATCGGGATTAACCTGAGGGACGAATATAGAATGTCGTTCTCTCTCAGGATTAGTCAGGCAAAGCTTGAATGAACTTGAATGAAAACCAGTACAAGGGAAATAATTATTGCATAAACTTGAATGAAACCAGTACAAGGGAAATAATTATTCTCTAGAACAATAATAATGTTATGTGTGTAATTCAATCCAATAAAACATAAGATTCTTATCCATGAAATTCCCTCATATTATTATGACAGTACGTCTAGTAATGCTTGGGCGCGGGGCGCAGGCGGCGGCCCGCAGTTCTTTACAAATTTATCATCTCCGACAGCTCCGATGCAGTCCGGCTCGTAATGCTTGGGTGTAGGCTTTGGCGGAGACCCGCAGTTCTTTACAAATTTATCATCTCCGACAGCTCCGATGCAGTCAGGCTCGAAAACCAGCTCGTGATGCTTGGGTGCAGGCTTTGGCGGAGACCCGCAGGTCTTTACAAGTCCATCTCCGAATCCAATGCAATCAGGGTCAGGCTCTTGTAGAACTTTTCTGCCCGTTTGCTCAATGGATGTGGCGGTAGCCAGGAGCATTAACGTTCCGAGGATGAACAGAAGCATGCATGGAGTCGACATCGCTCAAATTTTTGTGACTTGGGTGATGGTTTTATTTGTGATGTGTTTTTGTATTATGTATATATAGAGGAGTGAATGTTTGTAAATTGGTAGGTGAGGAGGACACATGTACGCACTTAGCTGGTTTCTTGACACTATATTTTGTGCATCGGGTTTGaagttatttaaatattatcagaaaaaataatatttttatgcattctatTGCATAAATTTATGTTTTGATACTCCAATTTTGTTTCTCATAGTTGCGCATAAAATTGTTTTTGAAATGAGAGAAAGAAGATTATTTAGTAGATGCAAACAAGTATTAGCAACAACGATGCATTATGCACGGTATGAAATATATTGGAGGTTCGGAGTCATTTTCTAAATTGTTTGTTTTCAATAtgatgtatttttttatttgcatAAATATACATTGTTATTAAgcaaatgaatattttgatttatgaatcTCAAAAATTTTGTGGCGAATTTTGTAATCATTTTGAATGCTTTTGTGTGACTTCACAATATATTtagtatgatatttttgttgAATCTACGATTTTGTATAgttatttagcataaaaatgCAACAACATAAACTTAAATTAAGAGTATGACTTCAattctattaaaaaaaaatttattgacatAATTAATTTTTCTATCACTCGTTTTGTTATCATCTTTACATTACACATTTGTTATAAAAACTgttgtttatttttttcaaatcgaTATACAAAAATACTTTGCTACTATTAACTAAACTCGCAACACTACACAATTCTTTATATGATATTGGTATGCTAATCTTTTGcaaaaaattttgtgagacggtctcatcggtcgtattttgtgggacggatctcttatttgggtaatctatgaaaaagtattattttttatgctaagagtattactttttattatgaatatcgatagtgtcgactcgtctcacagataaaaattcgtgagaccgtctcacaagagttcTTATCAATTTTCGTTTGAAGAATTACATAATCAAAAATGCATATAAGgctatattttttttgtatagAAGTATctacaaatttatattttcaaatattttacctTCGATTGAACCATTAACTATTTCAATACATTTTGGTTGAGCTTTCTGATCTACTTTATGGCCtacaagcataaaatattttgtatttacttctttaaaaatattcttattttttccTCATCGCTGATATCCTCATTTCTAAAATAATATTACATGCATCGATTTTCATATACTAAATATTGCTTTTTGTttcataattataaaatattatactaATAAATCTGAGGCGATTTTATAGAATTCATACCTAAAACAAGTAGtttaaaatacaaatattttatGCATTCAATAAATAACATCGATTTATTATATTGTGACTAATGTTTATTTATAATTCAAACTCATCCATAACTGATTCAATGTTGAAAGTTTAAGCAATCtctttttcaaaatatattagtaattaaatatttttttatatgattaatCTCAATAATAGGTGAGATGAGATAGTGAAAACAAAAAGAGAGAATAGGAGAGATTTGAGAATCAGGGAAATAGAGATGGAAGAATTGAGGGAAATTGATATGATTTATGttgtattatattatttatttattgttcttattcttaaaaatattattacatgGAAAATGATATCTTCAcatctaattatttatttattgttcttattcttaaaaatattattacatgGAAAATGATATATTCACatctaattaaaaaaaaaacgactgaattatttaaatttttgctttttaaaatttacaaacatTACATAGGAttgaaaattttgctttttaaaattttgacggTAAAATGTCATTTCCCTTTATCCAATAACATAATGCAAAAACAAGAACACGTGAAAGATCGAAGTAGGAACTATTTCCAGGTCGTGTGGAGTTAACCACCTTATCTTATGTCATGCAAAGATGCATTAAGAAACAATAAAAGTAACAATACTCACAAATCCATAGATCTTCAGAAGTATGATCAGCCACAACGATACCAAAACAAAACGATCATTTCCGAGTCGAAAGTTCTCAAAAATGAGACACGATAAAGGGGAAAAAAATCAAAGAAGATAACTTCTTAAGTTCGAAATTCAGAACCATTGCACGAAAAAGGATCAGCTTATATCGCTATCTCAGTTGCACTCGACAACGGCTTCAGCAGCCCGATGGGGTTTGCTCTTTCGCCTATTTCCATTTTGGCGAAAACCATTAGACTTAGCCGACTCTTCGGTTTTTATTCTCGTTGCATTTCCATTTTCCTCCTTCACCAACACAGCTTTCTCCTTCGTTTCACCGTTCTTTAAACGTTTTTTTCCATTATGTGCCAAGGTCTTGCTTTTTGAGTCTATATCCGGTGCTTCACCTGTGTCTTCACTGGACCCATCTTCTATTTTTCGAGCTTCTTCTTCGTCTACCTCGTCTTTAAGTGATTTTTGAGGTCGCCCCCTTTTCTTCTGCGCAGGAAGTTTTTCTTCTTCGCCACTGCCAGTGTCATCTTGGTTGGTCATGGTTAGCTTCTTTCCCTTGGCTCTACCTCGACCCATGATTTTGAAATTGGCGTTATCACCTCAATTGTGGATATTTCTGAGGAAACACAGTTGCTCATGTCATACGATACAAGAATAAAAAGAACAAGGGGTCCTTAAATCTCAGAGCACGAGAGTAGTATCAAAATAAGACCTGAAACCTATTTTTTCATACAAGAAGAGCACATTTGGGAACTGTGAAACCAATACATCAAAAATAAAGAACGAACTAAGAAGAAAGAGAGACCGTACGAATGTAATGAGTGTGTATTCTGAATAGGTTTTCACGACTGAAGAGTTTCAATCTGAAACAAACCAGCGAGGTGTTATCAGATAGATTAAATTGATCATCTTTACTTATCTACCAGTAGTGCAGGTCACAGACAAGACAATAGACCTTGTATTCAAGCTTCACTCAACTATATAGCCAAAGCATACAACTACATGAAGGGGCAAATAGACAATATTTATTGAAAACCTCAATGTAAAGATTAGGAAATGGAACCATGTGAGGGGCCATTAGTCTTTCAGATTGCTCGTTATTCAATACCAAATTTTTTATCAGCTAAAACTTTTGGTCCTGAAGAAAGGTATGGAACACTTTGCATAGAATCAGTATTTTCAGACCACAAAACACTGTACCGTTAGAGATGTCGCATGCTAAGTGATATGGACAGGAATAACATAAATGATACACATTACACAATTTTCTCGGTATGTTTTCGCCATGATGGAACAATAAACAAACACTTTTCTAGTAAGCATCTCCAAAAATACAGACACAACCCAGACAAGCACTAAGAATGAATGGCAAGTGcaacaaattttcaaaaaatgaatCTCTCTGGACTGCAACACAAAATTTGAACGTATAAACTACTCCCAATATCCGATGTCGAAATACCACTACCAAAGGAGTCGAGCAACTTGTATTTTTCGAGAAAACTTATATTCTTTTCTCCCATTCAAGAGGGCAATAAAGCTAAAATTCACCAACCAAGATCCAATTATTTACAAAAAGTCTACAACGCACATCATATTCAAGAAGCACATAAACAACATCTATACACACAAAaccaaattttttaattaacccGAGGTTAGATTCAAGCGATGTTGCACCCAATAACAGTTAATAACAAACGAATACCCTTCCAAAAGGCGCATGCAAGAGCAATTTTTACAAAGTTGCAACAAAAAGAAACCgacaaacaaaaaaaacaagaagagaTCCATGGACAACTGAAAGTACAAGTAGCCACAAAATCCAGAATTTAAATCTGCCccattcgaaaaaaaaaaacaacagcaaaataaaataaatacataatCAGTAAACATCCGagtacaataagaacaatgggAGAAAAAAAAATACCCACCAAAAAGATCATCAGATGACTCAGTTGGATGGGTGAATCTATTGAACAATGCGTAGAACAGACGCCTCAGAAACCACCAGTGCCCGGattaaatttaaatctcaagatTTTGATAAGACAATGAAAAGGCGATACAAGTAACTTGTACAGCAAAAAATTCTAGGGAAAGGGCGAATAACCCAGATCAAGAATGTCGGTAAGAATCGAAAAATcccatttcttgataaagcaaAGGACCTCAAAGTACCAAGATGGTTTAGAGAGAGAGGAAGATAATAATCTCTCTCAACCTGTGTCAGTCTTTGTAAATGCTGCAGTAACTGGATTTGGGGT from Primulina tabacum isolate GXHZ01 chromosome 3, ASM2559414v2, whole genome shotgun sequence encodes:
- the LOC142539290 gene encoding DNA topoisomerase 6 subunit B isoform X1; this encodes METPISSESPTETKKSKGKTSRKPKGSAAQVLKQKSPAEFFADNKNIAGFDNPGKCLYTTVRELVENALDSAESIAELPVIEITIEEIEKRKFNSMIGLAEHGRVDEELYDDFETEKAREKRLAKEARLQEIQAKNASLGKKAKALVAAKSIKSREASYYKVSCKDNGRGMPHDDIPNMFGRVLSGTKYGLKQTRGKFGLGAKMALIWSKMSTGLPIEIRSSMKGQSYSSFCRLDIDINRNIPHIHVHNKKENKEKWHGAEINIVIEGNWTTYRSKILHYMRQMAVITPYAEFLFKFLSEVPDKNVTVRFARRTDIMPPAPLETKYHPSAVDLLLIKRLIAETSKPKLLQFLQQEFVNVKKSYADRLIGEMGPDFNPSMLVKSLTSQQIVRIHQLFRQAKFDDPSGDCLSPAGEYNLRLGIIKELHPDMVATYSGSAQVFEGHPFIVEAGISLGGKDVKQGLNIFRFANRIPLLFEQGADVVTRTAIKRINWNSYKINQAQDKIGVFVSIVSTKIPFKGTGKEYIGDDINEIASAVKIAIQQCCAQLKSKIVKRIQAREQQERKRSLSKYIPNATGAIYEILKEMSSSHASKKRRSEDKDAELLRQVSAKLVTEETLREKLTRHVEQVDYEMALEYATQTGVNEEPRDDIYIQPLKTECNFTDFYSPVFVFRLIH
- the LOC142539290 gene encoding DNA topoisomerase 6 subunit B isoform X2 — its product is MIGLAEHGRVDEELYDDFETEKAREKRLAKEARLQEIQAKNASLGKKAKALVAAKSIKSREASYYKVSCKDNGRGMPHDDIPNMFGRVLSGTKYGLKQTRGKFGLGAKMALIWSKMSTGLPIEIRSSMKGQSYSSFCRLDIDINRNIPHIHVHNKKENKEKWHGAEINIVIEGNWTTYRSKILHYMRQMAVITPYAEFLFKFLSEVPDKNVTVRFARRTDIMPPAPLETKYHPSAVDLLLIKRLIAETSKPKLLQFLQQEFVNVKKSYADRLIGEMGPDFNPSMLVKSLTSQQIVRIHQLFRQAKFDDPSGDCLSPAGEYNLRLGIIKELHPDMVATYSGSAQVFEGHPFIVEAGISLGGKDVKQGLNIFRFANRIPLLFEQGADVVTRTAIKRINWNSYKINQAQDKIGVFVSIVSTKIPFKGTGKEYIGDDINEIASAVKIAIQQCCAQLKSKIVKRIQAREQQERKRSLSKYIPNATGAIYEILKEMSSSHASKKRRSEDKDAELLRQVSAKLVTEETLREKLTRHVEQVDYEMALEYATQTGVNEEPRDDIYIQPLKTECNFTDFYSPVFVFRLIH
- the LOC142539290 gene encoding DNA topoisomerase 6 subunit B isoform X3 — its product is MDVLMKSYMMILRRKRPVRLAKEARLQEIQAKNASLGKKAKALVAAKSIKSREASYYKVSCKDNGRGMPHDDIPNMFGRVLSGTKYGLKQTRGKFGLGAKMALIWSKMSTGLPIEIRSSMKGQSYSSFCRLDIDINRNIPHIHVHNKKENKEKWHGAEINIVIEGNWTTYRSKILHYMRQMAVITPYAEFLFKFLSEVPDKNVTVRFARRTDIMPPAPLETKYHPSAVDLLLIKRLIAETSKPKLLQFLQQEFVNVKKSYADRLIGEMGPDFNPSMLVKSLTSQQIVRIHQLFRQAKFDDPSGDCLSPAGEYNLRLGIIKELHPDMVATYSGSAQVFEGHPFIVEAGISLGGKDVKQGLNIFRFANRIPLLFEQGADVVTRTAIKRINWNSYKINQAQDKIGVFVSIVSTKIPFKGTGKEYIGDDINEIASAVKIAIQQCCAQLKSKIVKRIQAREQQERKRSLSKYIPNATGAIYEILKEMSSSHASKKRRSEDKDAELLRQVSAKLVTEETLREKLTRHVEQVDYEMALEYATQTGVNEEPRDDIYIQPLKTECNFTDFYSPVFVFRLIH
- the LOC142539291 gene encoding uncharacterized protein LOC142539291, encoding MGRGRAKGKKLTMTNQDDTGSGEEEKLPAQKKRGRPQKSLKDEVDEEEARKIEDGSSEDTGEAPDIDSKSKTLAHNGKKRLKNGETKEKAVLVKEENGNATRIKTEESAKSNGFRQNGNRRKSKPHRAAEAVVECN